The Salminus brasiliensis chromosome 8, fSalBra1.hap2, whole genome shotgun sequence genome has a window encoding:
- the LOC140561334 gene encoding interleukin-10 receptor subunit beta-like isoform X1: MFVTLITLLFYNSLNAAEGQVPSPESVTIISLDMGLVLTWDPPQNSTGKNFTYTAEYKGYRSFQAVCLNDWSLSCDFTANVTAFGTYDLRVRTELEGRSSDWVVIENISLDNITIISAPEVKLQSRKGEIEVDITDPVLRKSNLREYFHPISYRIRYWTEGEEKKEELKAEQSRIMLQTLIPKVRYCVQVEILTNKYTESSSGEIRTSLPSNKTCILNTENEDVEPWLIVVVLLGSCVVVLVLVVLVFFACWYTYRGFRFLHPKAKLPEHFKQYLCEHPKSSLFLAMQNNPQPEEHYHEVSIIQCLEDPIVPQELQKAEGPKCTKPYATISSKPEEGQSQEVCGHEQNKDGEMEQLLQ; this comes from the exons ATGTTTGTAACACTTATAACCCTGCTGTTTTACAACTCCCTCAATGCTGCTGAAG GTCAAGTTCCCTCCCCTGAGAGTGTAACAATAATATCGCTCGACATGGGGCTGGTTTTGACGTGGGATCCACCACAGAACTCCACTGGGAAGAACTTCACTTACACAGCAGAGTACAA AGGGTATAGGTCATTCCAGGCAGTTTGCCTAAATGACTGGTCACTAAGCTGTGATTTCACTGCTAACGTCACTGCCTTTGGGACTTATGATCTCCGTGTGCGGACAGAGCTGGAAGGAAGGAGCTCTGATTGGGTAGTGATTGAGAACATATCTCTGGATAATATAA CTATAATAAGTGCTCCAGAAGTAAAGCTACAGAGCAGAAAGGGGGAAATCGAGGTTGACATCACTGACCCTGTCCTCAGAAAAAGTAACCTTAGGGAATATTTTCATCCCATTTCTTACCGCATTCGTTATTGGACTGAAGGGGAAGAGAAAAAG GAAGAGCTAAaggcagagcagagcaggatCATGCTTCAGACTCTTATACCAAAGGTCCGGTACTGTGTGCAAGTAGAGATTTTGACAAATAAATATACTGAAAGTTCAAGTGGTGAAATCAGAACTAGCCTGCCAAGCAACAAAACCTGTATACTCAACACTGAGAATG AAGACGTGGAGCCATGGCTGATAGTAGTCGTCCTGCTGGGCAGTTGCGTGGTGGTTTTGGTTTTGGTGGTCCTGGTTTTCTTTGCTTGCTGGTACACCTACAGAGGCTTCAGATTCCTGCACCCGAAAGCCAAACTGCCTGAACACTTTAAGCAG TATTTATGTGAGCACCCCAAATCTTCCCTGTTCCTGGCCATGCAGAACAACCCTCAGCCTGAGGAGCATTACCATGAGGTTAGCATCATTCAGTGTCTGGAAGACCCTATTGTGCCTCAGGAGCTCCAGAAGGCAGAAGGCCCTAAGTGCACTAAACCTTATGCAACCATCTCTTCCAAACCAGAAGAAGGACAGAGTCAAGAGGTCTGTGGCCATGAGCAGAATaaagatggagagatggagcaACTATTGCAATAA
- the LOC140561334 gene encoding interleukin-10 receptor subunit beta-like isoform X2, which translates to MFVTLITLLFYNSLNAAEGQVPSPESVTIISLDMGLVLTWDPPQNSTGKNFTYTAEYKGYRSFQAVCLNDWSLSCDFTANVTAFGTYDLRVRTELEGRSSDWVVIENISLDNITIISAPEVKLQSRKGEIEVDITDPVLRKSNLREYFHPISYRIRYWTEGEEKKEELKAEQSRIMLQTLIPKVRYCVQVEILTNKYTESSSGEIRTSLPSNKTCILNTENDVEPWLIVVVLLGSCVVVLVLVVLVFFACWYTYRGFRFLHPKAKLPEHFKQYLCEHPKSSLFLAMQNNPQPEEHYHEVSIIQCLEDPIVPQELQKAEGPKCTKPYATISSKPEEGQSQEVCGHEQNKDGEMEQLLQ; encoded by the exons ATGTTTGTAACACTTATAACCCTGCTGTTTTACAACTCCCTCAATGCTGCTGAAG GTCAAGTTCCCTCCCCTGAGAGTGTAACAATAATATCGCTCGACATGGGGCTGGTTTTGACGTGGGATCCACCACAGAACTCCACTGGGAAGAACTTCACTTACACAGCAGAGTACAA AGGGTATAGGTCATTCCAGGCAGTTTGCCTAAATGACTGGTCACTAAGCTGTGATTTCACTGCTAACGTCACTGCCTTTGGGACTTATGATCTCCGTGTGCGGACAGAGCTGGAAGGAAGGAGCTCTGATTGGGTAGTGATTGAGAACATATCTCTGGATAATATAA CTATAATAAGTGCTCCAGAAGTAAAGCTACAGAGCAGAAAGGGGGAAATCGAGGTTGACATCACTGACCCTGTCCTCAGAAAAAGTAACCTTAGGGAATATTTTCATCCCATTTCTTACCGCATTCGTTATTGGACTGAAGGGGAAGAGAAAAAG GAAGAGCTAAaggcagagcagagcaggatCATGCTTCAGACTCTTATACCAAAGGTCCGGTACTGTGTGCAAGTAGAGATTTTGACAAATAAATATACTGAAAGTTCAAGTGGTGAAATCAGAACTAGCCTGCCAAGCAACAAAACCTGTATACTCAACACTGAGAATG ACGTGGAGCCATGGCTGATAGTAGTCGTCCTGCTGGGCAGTTGCGTGGTGGTTTTGGTTTTGGTGGTCCTGGTTTTCTTTGCTTGCTGGTACACCTACAGAGGCTTCAGATTCCTGCACCCGAAAGCCAAACTGCCTGAACACTTTAAGCAG TATTTATGTGAGCACCCCAAATCTTCCCTGTTCCTGGCCATGCAGAACAACCCTCAGCCTGAGGAGCATTACCATGAGGTTAGCATCATTCAGTGTCTGGAAGACCCTATTGTGCCTCAGGAGCTCCAGAAGGCAGAAGGCCCTAAGTGCACTAAACCTTATGCAACCATCTCTTCCAAACCAGAAGAAGGACAGAGTCAAGAGGTCTGTGGCCATGAGCAGAATaaagatggagagatggagcaACTATTGCAATAA